A DNA window from uncultured Methanoregula sp. contains the following coding sequences:
- the cfbC gene encoding Ni-sirohydrochlorin a,c-diamide reductive cyclase ATP-dependent reductase subunit — translation MKQIALYGKGGIGKSTTSANLSAALSLMDLDVLQIGCDPKRDSTRMLMHGNFIPTVMDLVRTRGDAAISLSDIVHTGFNGVRCVEAGGPEPGVGCAGRGIIATFQLLEKFGDLKGDVIVYDVLGDVVCGGFAMPMREGYAQEIYLVTSGELMSLYAANNICKAIKRLASRVKSKCRLAGVICNAKGDPREEELVREFAGQVNSSLVAYIPRDRIVQLAELNKKTVLEYDPASRQAACYRSLAKSVMENTSLTIPTPLEIDDLEHLAYRYI, via the coding sequence ATGAAGCAGATCGCCCTGTACGGCAAGGGAGGAATCGGGAAGTCCACCACATCGGCCAATCTTTCGGCTGCATTATCCTTAATGGATCTCGATGTCCTCCAGATCGGGTGCGATCCCAAACGGGACAGCACCCGGATGCTGATGCATGGGAATTTCATTCCGACCGTCATGGACCTGGTCCGGACCCGGGGCGATGCCGCGATTTCCTTATCCGATATCGTCCACACCGGTTTCAACGGCGTGCGGTGTGTTGAAGCCGGAGGACCCGAGCCCGGCGTAGGATGTGCCGGCCGGGGGATCATCGCCACGTTCCAGCTCCTGGAGAAGTTCGGGGATCTGAAAGGCGATGTTATCGTGTACGATGTTCTCGGCGACGTGGTCTGCGGCGGGTTCGCCATGCCCATGCGGGAAGGGTACGCCCAGGAGATCTATCTTGTGACCTCGGGAGAACTGATGTCGCTGTATGCGGCAAACAACATCTGCAAGGCCATAAAGCGGCTTGCATCCCGTGTCAAGAGCAAATGCCGGCTTGCCGGGGTGATCTGCAATGCGAAGGGAGATCCCCGCGAGGAGGAGCTGGTCCGGGAGTTTGCCGGGCAGGTGAACAGTTCCCTAGTTGCTTATATCCCCCGCGATCGCATAGTCCAGCTTGCGGAACTCAATAAAAAGACCGTGCTCGAATATGACCCGGCTTCCCGCCAGGCTGCCTGCTACCGCTCCCTTGCAAAAAGTGTCATGGAGAACACCAGCCTCACGATCCCCACCCCTCTTGAGATCGATGACCTCGAACACCTCGCCTACCGGTATATCTAG
- a CDS encoding nitrogenase component 1, giving the protein MTSNTSPTGISRFRGCTLTGALSVTTHVRDAVSVIHGPKGCSHHNVSLLHATGLENDQVSFPELVSTGLGESDIIFGGEESLRRTLESVSGRNVRAIFVLSTCIIDTIGDDVCGICNADYPVPVISVPTAGFLGGTFQDGVNNALVSIAGTAPVCRKTGDVNIIGERNLEYEVEENFLEIRRILSGIGLTVNTRFVHNISRDQISRLGAARVNILREPGLIPVGEYLRERFGTPYISSFPLGFSGTLSFMQEVATACGVDAAPVTEEERSLQEEILDVFSDIRDTPVIFDQTPTDPESVRAAEEIAGLLHLKMGAAPANIALPAAPAVGTCGVRRMLHRWRRAIHA; this is encoded by the coding sequence ATGACCTCGAACACCTCGCCTACCGGTATATCTAGGTTCCGGGGCTGCACCCTCACGGGAGCGCTCTCGGTGACTACGCATGTCCGCGATGCGGTGAGCGTGATCCACGGGCCGAAGGGCTGCAGCCACCACAATGTCTCGCTCCTGCATGCAACCGGACTGGAGAACGATCAGGTCTCCTTCCCCGAACTGGTCTCGACGGGTCTTGGCGAGAGCGACATCATCTTTGGGGGAGAGGAGTCCTTGAGGAGGACCCTTGAATCGGTTTCCGGCCGGAATGTCCGGGCGATCTTCGTCCTGTCCACCTGCATCATCGATACTATCGGAGATGATGTATGCGGGATCTGCAATGCGGATTATCCGGTCCCGGTAATTTCGGTTCCCACTGCAGGTTTCCTCGGGGGGACATTCCAGGACGGGGTGAATAATGCCCTCGTGTCTATTGCGGGCACAGCCCCGGTCTGCAGGAAAACCGGCGATGTAAATATCATCGGCGAAAGGAACCTCGAATATGAAGTCGAGGAGAATTTTCTAGAGATCCGCCGTATCCTTTCAGGTATCGGCCTCACCGTCAACACCCGGTTTGTTCACAACATCTCCCGGGACCAGATATCCCGTCTTGGTGCTGCCCGGGTCAATATTCTCCGTGAACCAGGGCTTATCCCTGTAGGAGAGTACCTCCGGGAGCGTTTCGGCACTCCTTATATCTCCTCGTTCCCCCTCGGGTTCTCCGGTACGCTCTCGTTCATGCAGGAGGTTGCCACGGCCTGTGGAGTTGACGCAGCCCCTGTTACCGAAGAGGAACGATCCCTGCAGGAGGAGATCCTTGATGTGTTCTCCGATATCCGGGACACTCCGGTCATCTTCGACCAGACCCCGACCGATCCCGAGAGTGTACGGGCTGCTGAAGAGATCGCAGGCCTGCTGCACTTGAAAATGGGTGCGGCTCCGGCAAATATCGCCCTTCCTGCAGCCCCTGCGGTAGGTACCTGCGGGGTCCGGCGGATGCTTCATCGCTGGAGGAGGGCGATCCATGCCTGA
- a CDS encoding nitrogenase component 1: MPECSSPLWPCAMTGAVACLAGFEGVSVVIHGSSGCYYYPATLLHAPLHGTFILEHEVIFGSEERLLEVVSGLSGKGQKIAVVTTCVPAILGEDIRSMLENYDVILVDSPGFAGDVETGYRKALASLPLRTDPRVPGVNIDGISLIDPFSAGNVQEITRLLRLALIPVASVFCQDRLERISGSSAYTIGTNSDFASDIGKMCGGTLGIGAVRETFGTLSNLFEDADISQVLAEADRQEERIIRACDKYLQRYDPPSVAIAAGYAYASAAARMLDQYLDADIRCICSRNPPGECGYPVGHVTGMGQVREVIESQDPDLVIGSSFERVAAPGRAFVGLTPPLRGEIRLAPRPFAGINGSLSFIEQVLNAMLDLRSSRPRT, from the coding sequence ATGCCTGAATGCTCAAGCCCGCTCTGGCCCTGCGCAATGACGGGTGCAGTTGCCTGCCTTGCCGGCTTTGAGGGGGTAAGCGTGGTAATCCACGGCTCAAGCGGCTGTTATTATTATCCGGCAACCCTGCTCCATGCACCCCTCCACGGGACTTTTATCCTCGAACACGAAGTGATCTTTGGATCGGAAGAACGGCTCCTCGAAGTTGTCAGCGGGCTTTCGGGTAAAGGTCAGAAGATCGCGGTAGTAACCACCTGCGTTCCGGCAATCCTCGGGGAAGATATCCGGTCCATGCTGGAGAACTACGATGTCATCCTCGTGGACAGTCCGGGTTTTGCCGGGGATGTCGAGACCGGCTACCGGAAGGCCCTCGCTTCACTGCCCCTCCGTACCGATCCCCGTGTACCCGGTGTGAATATCGACGGGATATCCCTCATCGATCCATTTTCTGCCGGGAATGTCCAGGAGATAACCCGCCTCCTCAGGCTGGCATTGATCCCGGTGGCTTCTGTCTTTTGTCAGGACCGGTTGGAACGGATCTCCGGATCCTCCGCATACACGATCGGGACCAACAGTGATTTTGCCAGCGATATCGGGAAGATGTGCGGCGGGACATTAGGTATCGGGGCTGTCAGGGAGACGTTTGGCACGCTCTCGAACCTGTTCGAAGATGCAGATATCTCCCAGGTGCTTGCCGAGGCCGACCGGCAGGAGGAGCGGATCATCCGGGCATGCGATAAATACCTGCAGCGGTATGATCCCCCTTCGGTGGCTATCGCTGCAGGGTATGCATATGCCAGCGCTGCCGCCCGGATGCTCGACCAGTATCTCGATGCCGATATCCGCTGCATCTGCTCCCGGAATCCTCCTGGCGAGTGCGGATATCCTGTCGGGCACGTCACCGGCATGGGGCAGGTGCGGGAGGTTATCGAATCGCAGGATCCCGATCTTGTCATCGGATCCTCTTTTGAACGGGTAGCGGCCCCGGGTCGGGCATTCGTTGGCCTGACCCCTCCCCTGCGGGGGGAGATCCGGCTCGCTCCCCGCCCCTTTGCGGGGATCAACGGGAGTCTCTCCTTTATCGAACAGGTACTCAACGCCATGCTCGATCTACGGTCCAGCCGGCCCCGCACCTGA